Proteins encoded by one window of Pseudomonas coleopterorum:
- a CDS encoding DUF6555 family protein: MNNAKLFVIDYTLHGDPKSFIIRAEKMDSSEAWHWASCDAGVGRIGRFGREHVKKTSQPSAEKFGINGVSWRPA, encoded by the coding sequence ATGAACAACGCAAAACTGTTCGTCATCGATTACACCCTGCACGGCGACCCCAAGTCGTTCATCATCCGAGCCGAGAAAATGGACAGCAGCGAGGCTTGGCATTGGGCAAGCTGCGATGCAGGGGTCGGCCGCATCGGTCGATTCGGCCGTGAGCATGTAAAAAAGACCAGTCAGCCATCGGCCGAAAAATTCGGTATCAATGGTGTCAGCTGGCGTCCGGCCTGA
- a CDS encoding MFS transporter, producing the protein MTRTPPHAATGAPDQPSHQTSFWLIAVAFLITMVGTTLPTPLYALYQQHLGFGATWVTLIFAIYAAGVISALLAVGSWSDQLGRRPMLLAGLAMGAISAVIFLCTDSIGGLLIARLISGFSAGIMTGTGTVAVIEAAPKRWRNSATLVATAANMLGLGLGPLLAGFTSQFLPWPVHLAFVVHLVLLLAATAAILAVGETVQRPAKPRLGFQRPSLPAAVRGPFVPAAIAGLAGFSVTGLFTSLVPAIMRQVMGHAGGLVIGAVILVLFAGSIVGQAWVRRIREAAQMTVGCTVLILGVACLGLSIASAQLWLLVLGGALSGIGQGLTFRAGMGAVANAAPVGQKAGVTSALFIVYYLSMSVPVIAVGVSIPVFGLHHSAEFFSAVVALIAVLAMLSMNIVRARASNA; encoded by the coding sequence ATGACCCGTACTCCTCCCCACGCTGCCACCGGCGCACCTGATCAACCGTCCCACCAAACGAGCTTCTGGCTGATCGCCGTGGCCTTTCTGATCACCATGGTCGGCACCACCCTGCCGACGCCGCTGTACGCACTGTATCAACAGCATCTGGGCTTCGGTGCGACCTGGGTCACGTTGATTTTCGCCATCTATGCGGCCGGGGTGATCAGTGCATTGCTGGCCGTCGGCAGCTGGTCCGATCAATTGGGTCGGCGACCGATGCTGCTGGCAGGCTTGGCCATGGGCGCGATCAGCGCGGTGATTTTCCTGTGCACCGACTCCATTGGCGGATTGCTGATCGCTCGGCTGATCTCGGGCTTTTCGGCCGGGATCATGACCGGTACCGGTACGGTGGCAGTGATCGAAGCGGCGCCCAAGCGCTGGCGGAACAGCGCAACATTGGTCGCCACGGCGGCCAACATGCTTGGCCTGGGGCTGGGCCCGCTGCTGGCCGGTTTCACGTCACAGTTTCTGCCTTGGCCGGTGCACCTGGCCTTCGTCGTGCACCTGGTCCTGCTGCTGGCGGCTACGGCAGCCATCCTGGCCGTCGGCGAGACGGTGCAACGACCCGCCAAACCACGCCTGGGATTCCAGCGCCCGAGCCTGCCGGCAGCAGTGCGCGGCCCGTTCGTACCCGCCGCCATCGCCGGCCTTGCCGGGTTCAGCGTGACCGGATTGTTCACCTCGCTGGTACCGGCGATCATGCGTCAGGTCATGGGGCACGCGGGAGGCCTGGTGATCGGTGCAGTGATTCTGGTGCTGTTCGCTGGCTCCATCGTCGGCCAGGCCTGGGTCAGGCGGATTCGCGAAGCCGCGCAGATGACCGTTGGCTGCACGGTGCTGATCCTCGGTGTCGCCTGTCTGGGCCTGAGTATCGCCAGCGCCCAGCTCTGGCTGCTGGTGCTCGGCGGCGCCCTGAGCGGAATCGGCCAAGGCCTGACCTTTCGGGCCGGCATGGGCGCGGTGGCCAATGCCGCGCCCGTCGGCCAGAAGGCCGGGGTCACCTCGGCGCTGTTCATCGTCTATTACCTGTCCATGTCGGTGCCGGTGATCGCGGTGGGCGTGAGCATTCCCGTGTTCGGACTGCATCATTCTGCCGAGTTCTTCAGCGCCGTAGTGGCACTGATAGCGGTGCTGGCAATGCTCAGCATGAACATCGTGCGCGCCCGAGCGTCCAATGCCTGA
- a CDS encoding DUF3253 domain-containing protein produces the protein MAEVVFIFSLSPARKNAPMTHPDDVIASRVLHLLEQRAVGTSICPSEVARSLEQDEPAWRALMPEVRRVARALAAAEIIDLTQGDDRLNPDKEPEGPIRLRRGAHFKHP, from the coding sequence ATGGCTGAAGTTGTTTTCATCTTCAGCCTGTCGCCTGCAAGGAAGAACGCCCCCATGACCCACCCTGACGACGTCATTGCCAGCCGCGTTCTGCACCTGCTCGAACAACGCGCCGTGGGCACGTCCATCTGCCCTTCGGAAGTGGCGCGCTCGCTGGAGCAGGACGAGCCCGCGTGGCGCGCGCTGATGCCGGAGGTTCGCCGGGTGGCTCGGGCCCTGGCGGCCGCCGAGATCATCGACCTGACCCAGGGCGATGACCGGCTGAATCCCGACAAGGAACCGGAGGGGCCAATCAGACTGCGCCGGGGTGCGCACTTCAAGCACCCTTGA
- the mfd gene encoding transcription-repair coupling factor — protein MPVLRLPQLPASAGKHAWGNLPGAALSLAIAEAANAAKRFTLLLTADSQSADRLEQELRFFAPQLPVLHFPDWETLPYDLFSPHQDIISQRIAALYRLPELAHGVLVVPITTALHRLAPTQFLLGSSLVLDVGQRLDVEQMRTRLEASGYRYVDTVYEHGEFAVRGALIDLFPMGSKLPYRIDLFDDEIETLRTFDPETQRSIDKVESIRLLPAREFPLQKEAVTRFKARFRERFDVDFRRCPIFQDLSSGITPAGIEYYLPLFFEETSTLFDYLPQDTQVFSLPGIEQAAEHFWSDVRNRYEERRVDPARPLLPPAELFMPVEDCFAQLKTWPRIIVSQDDLEPGPGRERFAAAALPDLAIEAKATQPLAALAGFLDQFPGRVLFTAESAGRREVLLELLERLKVRPRTVDGWNEFAEGKERLAITIAPLDEGLQILDPALALIAESPLFGQRVMQRRRRDKRADAANDNVIKNLTELREGAPVVHIDHGVGRYLGLATLEIDNQVAEFLTLEYAENAKLYVPVANLHLIARYTGSDDALAPLHRLGSEAWQKAKRKAAEQVRDVAAELLDIYARRAAREGYAFADPALDYATFSAGFAFEETPDQQSAIEAVRHDMLAPKPMDRLVCGDVGFGKTEVAMRAAFIAVHGGRQVAILVPTTLLAQQHYNSFRDRFADWPVTVEVMSRFKSAKEVGAAVEQLAEGKIDIVIGTHKLLQDDVKIKNLGLVIIDEEHRFGVRQKEALKALRSEVDILTLTATPIPRTLNMAVAGMRDLSIIATPPARRLSVRTFVMEQNKSTVKEALLRELLRGGQVYYLHNDVKTIEKCAADLAELVPEARIGIGHGQMRERELEQVMSDFYHKRFNVLIASTIIETGIDVPSANTIIIERADKFGLAQLHQLRGRVGRSHHQAYAYLLTPPRQQITPDAEKRLEAIANTQDLGAGFVLATNDLEIRGAGELLGEGQSGQIQAVGFTLYMEMLERAVKSIRKGEQPNLDQPLGGGPEINLRLPALIPEDYLPDVHARLILYKRIASAVDEDGLKDLQVEMIDRFGLLPEPTKNLVRLTLLKLQAEQLGITKVDGGPQGGRIEFGPSTPVDPLTLIKLIQSQPKRYKFEGATLFKFMVPMERAEERFNVIEALFERLTPKAG, from the coding sequence GTGCCTGTTCTGCGCCTTCCGCAACTCCCTGCCTCGGCAGGCAAACACGCCTGGGGCAACCTGCCCGGGGCCGCCCTGAGCCTGGCGATCGCCGAAGCGGCCAATGCCGCCAAGCGCTTCACGCTTCTGCTCACTGCCGACAGCCAAAGCGCCGACCGGCTGGAGCAGGAACTGCGTTTCTTCGCCCCGCAGTTGCCGGTGTTGCATTTCCCCGACTGGGAGACCCTGCCGTACGACCTGTTCTCGCCGCACCAGGACATCATCTCCCAGCGTATCGCCGCCCTCTACCGCCTGCCCGAGCTGGCGCACGGGGTTTTGGTAGTGCCCATCACCACTGCCCTACATCGGCTGGCGCCGACCCAGTTCCTGCTGGGCAGCAGCCTGGTGCTGGACGTGGGGCAACGCCTGGACGTAGAGCAGATGCGCACGCGTCTGGAGGCCAGCGGCTACCGCTACGTCGACACGGTGTACGAGCACGGTGAATTTGCCGTGCGCGGCGCCCTGATCGACCTGTTCCCCATGGGCAGCAAGCTGCCCTATCGGATCGACCTGTTCGACGACGAGATCGAGACGCTGCGCACCTTCGACCCGGAGACCCAGCGTTCCATCGACAAGGTCGAGTCGATCCGCCTGCTGCCGGCCCGCGAATTCCCCCTGCAGAAGGAAGCGGTGACCCGCTTCAAGGCACGCTTTCGCGAACGTTTCGACGTCGATTTCCGTCGCTGCCCGATCTTTCAGGACCTGAGCAGCGGCATCACCCCTGCCGGTATCGAGTACTACCTGCCGCTGTTCTTCGAAGAAACCTCGACCCTGTTCGACTATCTGCCCCAGGACACCCAGGTGTTCTCGCTGCCGGGTATCGAACAGGCCGCCGAGCATTTCTGGAGCGACGTGCGCAACCGTTACGAGGAGCGTCGGGTCGATCCTGCGCGTCCGTTGCTGCCGCCTGCCGAACTGTTCATGCCGGTGGAAGACTGCTTCGCCCAGCTCAAGACCTGGCCACGCATCATCGTCAGCCAGGATGACCTGGAGCCGGGGCCGGGCCGTGAACGTTTCGCCGCAGCGGCGCTGCCGGACCTGGCCATCGAGGCCAAGGCCACCCAGCCCCTCGCCGCGCTGGCCGGATTCCTCGACCAATTTCCGGGGCGGGTGCTGTTCACCGCCGAATCCGCCGGTCGCCGTGAAGTGCTGCTGGAGCTGCTGGAGCGGCTCAAGGTCCGCCCTCGCACGGTGGACGGCTGGAACGAGTTCGCCGAGGGCAAGGAACGTCTGGCGATCACCATCGCGCCGCTCGACGAAGGCCTGCAGATTCTCGACCCGGCCCTGGCCCTGATCGCGGAGAGTCCGCTGTTCGGCCAGCGCGTGATGCAGCGCCGTCGTCGCGACAAGCGCGCCGACGCGGCCAATGACAACGTCATCAAGAACCTCACCGAGCTGCGCGAAGGCGCGCCGGTAGTGCACATCGACCACGGTGTGGGCCGCTACCTGGGGCTGGCGACGCTGGAGATCGACAATCAGGTCGCCGAATTCCTCACCCTGGAATACGCCGAGAACGCCAAGCTCTACGTGCCGGTGGCCAATCTGCACCTGATCGCCCGCTACACCGGAAGCGACGACGCCCTGGCCCCGCTGCACCGGCTCGGTTCAGAGGCCTGGCAGAAAGCCAAGCGCAAGGCCGCCGAGCAGGTGCGCGACGTGGCCGCCGAGTTGCTCGACATCTATGCCCGCCGCGCGGCGCGCGAAGGCTATGCGTTCGCCGACCCGGCTCTGGACTACGCCACGTTCAGCGCCGGCTTCGCTTTCGAAGAAACCCCGGACCAGCAGTCGGCCATCGAGGCCGTGCGCCACGACATGCTCGCGCCCAAGCCCATGGACCGCCTGGTGTGCGGCGACGTCGGCTTCGGCAAGACCGAAGTGGCCATGCGCGCGGCGTTCATCGCCGTGCACGGCGGCCGCCAGGTGGCCATCCTGGTGCCGACCACCCTGCTCGCCCAGCAGCACTACAACAGCTTCCGCGACCGTTTCGCCGATTGGCCGGTGACGGTCGAAGTGATGAGCCGCTTCAAGTCGGCCAAGGAAGTGGGTGCCGCCGTCGAGCAACTGGCCGAAGGCAAGATCGACATCGTCATCGGTACCCACAAGCTGCTGCAGGACGACGTCAAGATCAAGAACCTGGGCCTGGTGATCATCGACGAAGAACACCGCTTCGGGGTGCGTCAGAAAGAGGCGCTCAAGGCCCTGCGCAGTGAAGTCGACATTTTGACCCTGACCGCCACGCCGATTCCGCGCACGCTGAACATGGCCGTGGCCGGCATGCGCGACCTGTCGATCATCGCCACGCCACCGGCGCGGCGCCTGTCGGTGCGCACCTTCGTCATGGAGCAGAACAAGAGCACCGTGAAGGAAGCGCTGCTGCGCGAGCTGTTGCGCGGCGGCCAGGTGTACTACCTGCACAACGATGTGAAAACCATCGAGAAATGCGCCGCCGACCTCGCCGAACTGGTTCCCGAGGCGCGCATCGGCATCGGCCATGGGCAGATGCGCGAGCGCGAGCTGGAACAGGTGATGAGCGACTTCTATCACAAGCGCTTCAACGTACTGATCGCCTCGACCATCATCGAGACCGGCATCGACGTGCCCAGCGCCAACACCATCATCATCGAGCGCGCCGACAAGTTCGGTCTGGCCCAGTTGCACCAGCTGCGCGGGCGCGTCGGCCGCAGCCACCACCAGGCCTACGCCTACCTGTTGACCCCGCCGCGCCAGCAGATCACTCCGGACGCCGAAAAGCGTCTGGAGGCGATCGCCAATACCCAGGACCTGGGTGCCGGTTTCGTCCTGGCCACCAACGACCTGGAAATCCGCGGTGCTGGCGAGCTGCTTGGCGAAGGCCAGAGCGGGCAGATCCAGGCGGTCGGTTTCACCCTGTACATGGAAATGCTCGAACGTGCGGTCAAGTCGATCCGCAAGGGCGAGCAACCCAACCTGGACCAGCCCCTGGGCGGCGGCCCGGAGATCAACCTGCGCCTGCCCGCTCTGATTCCCGAGGACTACCTGCCCGATGTGCACGCTCGCCTGATCCTCTACAAGCGCATCGCCTCGGCGGTGGACGAGGACGGTCTCAAGGACCTGCAGGTGGAAATGATCGACCGCTTCGGCCTGTTGCCCGAACCGACCAAGAACCTGGTGCGCCTGACCCTGCTCAAGCTTCAAGCCGAGCAGTTGGGTATCACCAAGGTCGATGGTGGTCCGCAGGGTGGGCGCATCGAATTCGGCCCGAGCACGCCGGTCGATCCGCTGACCCTGATCAAGCTGATCCAGAGCCAGCCCAAGCGCTACAAGTTCGAAGGCGCCACGCTGTTCAAATTCATGGTGCCGATGGAGCGCGCCGAGGAGCGCTTCAACGTCATCGAAGCGCTGTTCGAGCGCCTGACGCCAAAAGCCGGTTGA
- a CDS encoding glyceraldehyde-3-phosphate dehydrogenase, with protein MWKVTVTQKPDQCLGEWIDREALAEAMIPLIGQLYRNNNVVTSIYGRSLINRSVIELLKAHRFARHRQSDSSELSVHETFPLIKAMSELKLGAASVDLGKLAVKFKDSGNGRSAEQFVREELADVVGKQNQGERTGTDVVLYGFGRIGRLLARILVEKAGAGDGLRLRAIVVRKGADNDLVKRASLLRRDSVHGSFDGIIHVDEANSTLTVNGNLIQVIYAKNPSEVDYTQYGIKNALLVDNTGVWRDADGLGQHLACPGIDRVVLTAPGKGKLKNIVHGINHGTITADDKIVSAASCTTNAIVPVLKAVNDKFGIVNGHVETVHSYTNDQNLIDNFHKGDRRGRSAALNMVITETGAATAAAKALPELAGKLTGNAIRVPTPNVSMAILNLNLEKASTREEMNEYLRYMALHSDLSRQIDFVNSQEVVSTDFVGSRYAGVVDAEATICNDNRVVLYVWYDNEFGYSCQVVRVMEDMAGVNPPAFPH; from the coding sequence ATGTGGAAGGTTACCGTGACTCAGAAGCCCGACCAGTGTCTTGGTGAATGGATCGATCGTGAAGCACTCGCCGAAGCGATGATTCCTTTGATCGGCCAGCTCTACCGCAATAACAACGTAGTCACCTCCATCTACGGCCGCAGCCTGATCAACCGTTCGGTGATCGAGCTGCTCAAGGCGCACCGCTTCGCTCGCCATCGCCAGTCCGATTCCTCGGAGCTGTCGGTGCACGAGACGTTCCCGCTGATCAAGGCGATGAGCGAACTCAAGCTGGGCGCTGCCTCCGTGGATCTGGGCAAGCTCGCGGTCAAGTTCAAGGATAGCGGCAACGGGCGCAGCGCCGAACAGTTCGTGCGTGAAGAGCTGGCGGACGTGGTCGGCAAGCAGAACCAGGGCGAGCGTACCGGTACCGACGTGGTGCTGTACGGTTTCGGCCGCATCGGTCGCCTGCTGGCGCGCATCCTGGTCGAGAAGGCGGGTGCCGGCGACGGCCTGCGTCTGCGTGCGATCGTCGTGCGCAAAGGCGCCGACAACGATCTGGTCAAGCGTGCCAGCCTGCTGCGTCGCGACTCGGTGCACGGCTCCTTCGACGGCATCATCCATGTCGACGAAGCGAACAGCACCCTGACCGTCAATGGCAACCTGATCCAGGTCATCTACGCCAAGAACCCGAGCGAAGTCGACTACACCCAGTACGGCATCAAGAATGCCCTGCTGGTCGACAACACCGGCGTCTGGCGCGATGCCGACGGCCTTGGCCAGCACCTGGCCTGCCCAGGCATCGACCGCGTGGTGCTGACCGCACCGGGCAAGGGCAAGCTCAAGAACATCGTGCATGGCATCAACCATGGCACGATCACTGCCGATGACAAGATCGTGTCGGCGGCGTCCTGCACCACCAACGCCATCGTACCGGTGCTCAAGGCGGTCAACGACAAGTTCGGCATCGTCAACGGCCACGTTGAAACCGTTCACTCGTACACCAACGACCAGAACCTGATCGACAACTTCCACAAGGGCGACCGTCGCGGCCGTTCGGCGGCGTTGAACATGGTCATCACCGAGACCGGCGCTGCCACCGCTGCCGCCAAGGCGCTGCCCGAACTGGCCGGCAAGCTGACTGGCAACGCCATTCGCGTGCCGACGCCGAACGTCTCCATGGCCATTCTCAACCTGAACCTCGAGAAGGCCAGCACCCGCGAAGAGATGAACGAGTACCTGCGCTACATGGCGCTGCACTCGGACCTGTCCCGGCAGATCGATTTCGTCAACTCCCAGGAAGTGGTATCGACCGACTTCGTCGGCTCGCGCTATGCCGGTGTGGTCGACGCCGAGGCCACCATCTGCAACGACAACCGCGTCGTGTTGTACGTCTGGTACGACAACGAATTCGGCTACAGCTGCCAGGTGGTCCGTGTGATGGAAGACATGGCGGGCGTCAACCCTCCAGCTTTTCCACACTGA
- a CDS encoding AGE family epimerase/isomerase — translation METLTPAANSWLTLPAHRHWLARQGQRLLEFAKAARIEDGFADLDNRGRPVLASGALTIQTARMTHSFALACLQGIPGSAAMVDHGIRALQGPLRDARHGGWHASARPASTSRKQAYLHAFVALAASSAVAAGRPGAAALLADAVDVLERRFWCEAEQAFVESFAQDWSDQEDYRGGNSNMHGVEACLALADVCNDAKWLDRALAISERLIHQHAAATNYLPVEHFDAHWQALPDYNHDRPGDEFRPYGQTPGHAFEWARLLLHLEAARHRIGLANPSWLAEDAQHLFAAACRVGWAVDGQPGIVYTVDWQQRPVVAQRLHWTLAEAVAAAAALYQRTGDASHERWYREFWDYIDLYLIDREHGSWHHELDTGNQPAQTIWPGKPDLYHAYQATLLPALPLAPSLATALARQSGLG, via the coding sequence ATGGAGACCCTCACTCCTGCCGCGAACAGTTGGTTGACCCTTCCCGCCCACCGGCACTGGCTGGCCCGGCAAGGCCAGCGATTGCTGGAGTTCGCCAAGGCGGCGCGCATCGAAGACGGCTTTGCGGACCTCGACAACCGGGGCCGACCGGTGCTGGCCAGCGGTGCATTGACCATACAGACCGCCCGCATGACCCATAGCTTTGCCCTGGCCTGCCTGCAGGGCATCCCTGGCAGTGCGGCCATGGTCGACCATGGCATCCGCGCGTTGCAGGGTCCATTGCGCGATGCACGGCACGGTGGCTGGCATGCCAGCGCCAGGCCGGCCTCCACGTCGCGCAAGCAAGCCTATCTGCATGCATTCGTGGCGCTGGCGGCGAGCTCGGCCGTAGCGGCCGGACGACCAGGCGCTGCGGCGTTGCTGGCCGACGCGGTCGACGTTCTGGAGCGGCGCTTCTGGTGCGAGGCCGAGCAGGCATTCGTGGAATCCTTCGCTCAGGACTGGAGCGACCAGGAAGACTACCGGGGTGGCAACAGCAACATGCACGGGGTGGAGGCCTGCCTGGCCCTGGCCGACGTCTGCAACGACGCCAAGTGGCTGGATCGCGCACTGGCGATCAGCGAGCGGCTGATTCACCAGCACGCGGCAGCCACCAACTATCTGCCAGTCGAACATTTCGACGCCCACTGGCAAGCGCTACCCGACTACAACCATGACCGCCCCGGGGACGAGTTCCGTCCCTACGGACAGACGCCAGGGCATGCCTTCGAGTGGGCGCGGCTGCTCCTGCACCTGGAAGCCGCACGGCACCGCATCGGTCTGGCCAACCCCAGCTGGCTGGCCGAAGACGCCCAGCATCTGTTCGCCGCAGCCTGTCGGGTCGGCTGGGCGGTGGATGGCCAGCCGGGAATCGTCTACACGGTGGACTGGCAACAACGGCCGGTGGTCGCGCAGCGCCTGCACTGGACGCTGGCCGAAGCGGTGGCTGCCGCTGCAGCGCTGTACCAGCGTACTGGCGATGCCAGCCATGAGCGCTGGTACCGTGAGTTCTGGGACTACATCGACCTCTACCTGATCGATCGCGAGCATGGCAGCTGGCACCATGAACTCGATACGGGCAATCAACCGGCGCAGACCATCTGGCCGGGCAAACCCGACCTCTACCACGCCTATCAGGCGACCCTGTTGCCAGCTCTGCCACTGGCGCCCAGCCTGGCGACCGCGCTGGCGCGCCAATCTGGGCTGGGATGA
- a CDS encoding MFS transporter encodes MTSEVGKGKAIFRVVSGNFLEMFDFMVYGFYATAIAKTFFPTDSAFASLMLSLATFGAGFLMRPLGAIFLGAYIDRHGRRKGLIVTLALMALGTVLIACVPGYATLGVAAPLLVLLGRLLQGFSAGVELGGVSVYLAEIATPGRKGFFVSWQSASQQVAVVFAGLLGVLLNHFLDAQQMGEWGWRVPFLVGCMIVPVIFFIRRSLEETPEFEARTHRPTLKQVVHSVAQNFRLVLAGMALVVMTTVSFYLITAYTPTFGKNELHLSDMDALLVTMAVGLSNFIWLPIMGALSDRIGRKPLLLAATVLAILTAYPTLSWLVADPSFGRLLTVELWLSFLYGSYNGAMVVALTEIMPLDVRTTGFSLAYSLATATFGGFTPVACTYLIHALDNKAAPGIWLSGAAVLGLVATLVLFRGDRHAQRTALAAQA; translated from the coding sequence ATGACGTCTGAGGTGGGTAAAGGCAAGGCGATCTTTCGCGTTGTCAGCGGCAATTTTCTGGAAATGTTCGATTTCATGGTCTATGGCTTCTACGCCACGGCCATCGCCAAGACGTTCTTTCCGACCGACAGTGCCTTCGCTTCGCTGATGCTGTCGCTGGCCACCTTCGGTGCCGGCTTTCTCATGCGCCCCCTGGGGGCCATCTTTCTGGGTGCGTACATCGATCGGCACGGACGGCGCAAAGGGCTGATCGTGACCTTGGCCTTGATGGCTTTGGGCACGGTATTGATTGCCTGCGTACCTGGCTATGCGACCTTGGGCGTCGCGGCGCCGCTGCTGGTGCTGCTCGGGCGACTGTTGCAGGGCTTCTCGGCAGGCGTGGAGTTGGGCGGTGTGTCGGTGTACCTGGCCGAGATTGCCACGCCGGGGCGCAAGGGTTTCTTCGTCAGCTGGCAGTCGGCCAGCCAGCAGGTCGCCGTGGTCTTCGCCGGCCTGCTCGGAGTGCTGCTCAACCACTTCCTCGATGCGCAACAAATGGGTGAATGGGGCTGGCGGGTGCCGTTCCTGGTGGGCTGCATGATCGTACCGGTGATTTTCTTCATTCGTCGTTCGCTTGAAGAGACGCCCGAGTTCGAAGCGCGCACCCATCGACCCACGCTCAAGCAAGTCGTGCATTCGGTGGCGCAGAATTTCCGCCTGGTCCTGGCGGGCATGGCGCTGGTGGTGATGACCACCGTTTCGTTCTACCTGATCACCGCCTACACGCCGACGTTCGGCAAGAACGAGCTGCACCTGTCGGACATGGATGCGCTGCTGGTGACCATGGCCGTGGGCCTTTCCAACTTCATCTGGCTGCCGATCATGGGCGCACTGTCGGACCGCATCGGGCGTAAACCTTTGCTGCTCGCGGCCACGGTGCTGGCGATTCTGACGGCCTACCCGACCTTGTCGTGGCTGGTGGCGGATCCCAGCTTTGGCCGTCTGCTGACGGTCGAGCTGTGGCTGTCGTTCCTGTATGGCTCGTACAACGGTGCCATGGTCGTGGCGCTGACCGAGATCATGCCCCTGGACGTGCGCACCACCGGGTTTTCGCTGGCCTATAGCCTGGCCACGGCGACGTTCGGCGGGTTCACCCCTGTGGCGTGCACCTACCTGATTCACGCGCTGGACAACAAGGCGGCACCGGGCATCTGGCTCAGTGGCGCGGCGGTGTTGGGGCTGGTAGCGACCCTGGTGCTGTTTCGCGGCGACCGGCATGCGCAGCGTACGGCTTTGGCGGCGCAGGCCTGA